DNA sequence from the Ramlibacter agri genome:
GCCACGGATGCGGCGCGGTCCACTGCAGCAGCAACAGCACGGCGGCCAGCAGCGCGAAGATGATGCGCAGCGCGGGGATGGCGCCCAGCCGGTCGGCGAGGCGGCCGCCCCACAGGTTGCCGATGGCGACGGACACGCCGTAGACCAGCATCACCCAGCCGACCACGCTTGCATCGAGGCCAGCGACGTCGGTGAGGATGGGCGCGAGGAAGGTGAAGGGGATGAAGCTGCCGCCGTAGCCGACGGCCGTCATCGCGTACACCAGCAGCAGCCGCGGTTGCGCCAGCACGCGGGCCTGCGCGCTCAAGGGCGCGGCAGCGGATTGCGGCAGCTTGCGCGGCACGAAGATCAAGCTGCCCACGAAGGCCAGCACGCCCAGCGCGGCCACCGCCAGGAAAGCTTCGCGCCAGCCGAAGTGCTGGCCGATGAAGGTGCCCAGCGGCACGCCCGTGACCAGGGCGACGGTGAGGCCGGTGAACATCGTCGCGATCGCGGCGGCGGCCTTCTCGCGCGGCACCAGGCCGGTGGCGATGGTGGAACCGACCGAGAAGAACACGCCGTGCGCCACGCCGGTCAGCAGGCGTGCCGCGACCAGCGCGCCGTAGCCCGGCGCATGCCAGGCCAGCAGGTTGCCCAGCGCGAACAAGGCCATCAGGCCCAGCAGCAGCGGCTTGCGCGGCACGCGCGCTGTGAGCGCCGTGACCACGGGCGCGCCGATGGCGACGCCCAGCGCGTACAGGCTGACCAGCAGCCCGGCGGAAGGCAGGCCGACGCCGAGGTCGGCGGCGACGGTGGGGATGAGGCCGACGATGACGAACTCCGTCGTGCCGATGGCGAATGCGCTGAGCGCCAGCGCGAGCAATGCGATTGGCATGGTGCTTGTGGACCTTTGGGGGAAGGCCAGGATGTGGAGGCGCAACCCTTGCAGAAAAAGCCGTGCTCGCGCCAAAGATTCTTGCGCCAGAATCAACAATCATGGAATCCACCCTGGACGAACTGCAGGCGCTGGTCGCCGTGGCCGACGCCGGCTCCATCGCCGCCACGCCCTTCATGCTGCATGCCATCGCGCCGCTGGTGCCGGAGTTTCGCCGTGCCTGGCCGC
Encoded proteins:
- a CDS encoding MFS transporter, whose amino-acid sequence is MPIALLALALSAFAIGTTEFVIVGLIPTVAADLGVGLPSAGLLVSLYALGVAIGAPVVTALTARVPRKPLLLGLMALFALGNLLAWHAPGYGALVAARLLTGVAHGVFFSVGSTIATGLVPREKAAAAIATMFTGLTVALVTGVPLGTFIGQHFGWREAFLAVAALGVLAFVGSLIFVPRKLPQSAAAPLSAQARVLAQPRLLLVYAMTAVGYGGSFIPFTFLAPILTDVAGLDASVVGWVMLVYGVSVAIGNLWGGRLADRLGAIPALRIIFALLAAVLLLLQWTAPHPWLVVATVLLWGAVAFGNVPGLQVYVVQQAQIVAPRAVDVASALNIAAFNLGIAAAAWAGGEIVARLGLMHTPWIGAVVVLFSLALTHWSGRLDRRAAPVRLAASPCR